The DNA region TTTCACCCAAAGTATTTTGACATATATTAATTGCTTCTTTGAAATAACGCTCTGCATCATCATATTGTCCTAACCCCTCTTTTACCAAAGCAATATTATTAAAAGTCATGGCGTTATAGTGATGATTTACCCCATACGTCTTTTCATCAATCTTCAATACTTCTCTGTAAAGTTTTTCAGCTTCTTCATAATTTCCCTCGAGATAATAGATTCCAGCGATATTATTTATGGCCGTTGCAATGTCAGGATGATCGGGACCACAGGCAATCTTCCATATTTCAAATGCCCTCTTATATAGTTTTAGGGCATCGTCATACTGGCCCTTAATCTTGTGTATTTCTGCAAGATTGTTCAAAGAAGAGCCGATATTTGGATCTTTAACATTTTTATTTTGTTCAAAAATATCTATGGCTTTTCTATAAAGAGACTCTGCTTCATTAAATCTCTTCTCTAAGCGGTAAAGATCAGCCAAATTATTATACCCTGTGGCAGTTTCTAGATGATTTTGACCAAAAGCTTTTTCTTTAATCTCTAAAGATCTTTTGTACAAAGGTTCTGCTTCTTTGTATTTGCCTCTTGACACATATATGCCTGCAAGATTGTTTAAACATGTAGCAATTTCGGGATCTTCTGGCCCTAGATTATTTTCCCATATTTCCAATGCATTTATAGAAAGAGATTCAGCCTCGGCAAACTTTCCTTGCACATCATATATCAATGAAAGATTGTTCATAGAAATGGCAACTTTAGTGCTATCTTTCCCGTAGATTTTTTTTGCAATATCGATAGAAAGCTTTGCAAGCTCTGCAGCTTCATTGTACTTACCTTCT from Methanofastidiosum sp. includes:
- a CDS encoding tetratricopeptide repeat protein gives rise to the protein MVSNNEEKVYDALWDNTTYKTITNYREGKYNEAAELAKLSIDIAKKIYGKDSTKVAISMNNLSLIYDVQGKFAEAESLSINALEIWENNLGPEDPEIATCLNNLAGIYVSRGKYKEAEPLYKRSLEIKEKAFGQNHLETATGYNNLADLYRLEKRFNEAESLYRKAIDIFEQNKNVKDPNIGSSLNNLAEIHKIKGQYDDALKLYKRAFEIWKIACGPDHPDIATAINNIAGIYYLEGNYEEAEKLYREVLKIDEKTYGVNHHYNAMTFNNIALVKEGLGQYDDAERYFKEAINICQNTLGENHPSFVTFLNNVAGLYRARERYEEAEFYFKKGLLVLEKVFGSNNPDVAMAMLNLAEMYESQGRTEDAKRFSESAKSIYKKALKNS